The Peribacillus simplex genome contains a region encoding:
- a CDS encoding polyphosphate polymerase domain-containing protein: MNGLKGRRELKHAITKADCHLLRKNLQNFMRLDPHGCDGKYLIRSVYFDNFDNKILRQKTEGFYHRDKFRARLYDHNANFINLEKKSKRNNLTYKQKCMLSAEEYERIRSGDIDWMSQDSRDILRDLYIQMTLFQIKPTTVVDYEREVFIYEYGNVRVTFDSNVKTSFRDTDFLNPELIVVDALDPDCVILEIKFDEFLPDIIKQLLSIIDTRKTAFSKYQLSRRYG; this comes from the coding sequence ATGAACGGTTTAAAGGGAAGGCGGGAACTTAAACATGCAATCACCAAAGCGGATTGTCATTTATTAAGAAAAAATCTGCAAAACTTCATGAGACTTGATCCCCATGGGTGTGATGGGAAATATTTAATTCGAAGTGTTTATTTCGATAACTTTGACAATAAAATCCTGCGGCAAAAAACAGAGGGGTTCTATCACAGGGATAAGTTCAGGGCTAGACTTTATGATCATAATGCCAATTTCATCAATCTAGAAAAAAAGAGTAAGCGGAATAACCTTACCTATAAACAGAAGTGCATGCTTTCTGCCGAGGAATACGAACGGATTCGTTCAGGGGATATAGATTGGATGTCCCAGGATTCAAGGGATATCCTCAGGGACTTATACATTCAAATGACCCTTTTCCAAATCAAGCCGACAACCGTCGTTGACTATGAAAGGGAGGTATTCATCTATGAGTATGGAAATGTGCGGGTCACCTTTGACAGTAACGTGAAAACGAGCTTTCGGGATACGGACTTCCTGAATCCCGAATTGATCGTGGTCGATGCTTTAGACCCAGATTGTGTCATCCTGGAAATAAAGTTTGACGAATTTCTTCCGGATATCATCAAACAATTGTTATCCATCATCGATACTAGAAAAACAGCTTTTTCAAAATACCAACTAAGCAGAAGATACGGCTGA
- a CDS encoding alpha-amylase → MKRNHTMMQFFEWHLEADGSHWERLKFAASKLKDIGIDCVWLPPVTKGQSVGDNGYGIYDGYDLGEFDQKGTVRTKYGTKDELLQAIATCHNYGLCVYIDLVMNHKAGADGTEKFEVIEVNPENRMEDISEPFEMEGWTKFDFPGRKNKYSDFKWNHTHFNGTDYDAENDKMGVYRITGENKHWNQHVIDEFGNYDYLMFANIDYSLPEVRQEMISWGKWMVDTLKCDGFRLDAVKHIDYEFINEFLQELIPYTKEHFFMVGEFWKADVKACQTYLEQTNHDLNLFDVSLHYKFHEASNAGTDFDLSTIFDNTLVQTNPAEAVTFVDNHDSQPHESLESWVKDWFKPSAYALTLLRLCGYPCVFYGDYYGIGGPSPVPGKKDILDRLLYARYEKAYGEQTDYFDDPNTIGWVRHGVEELEGSGCAVIISNGDRNSEKRMFVGKHRAGEIWSDLTCHRDDHITIEEDGFATFPVHGKSVSVWALNNPL, encoded by the coding sequence ATGAAAAGAAATCATACGATGATGCAATTTTTTGAGTGGCATCTTGAGGCAGATGGTTCTCATTGGGAGAGATTGAAATTTGCAGCCTCCAAGTTGAAGGATATAGGAATTGACTGCGTTTGGCTTCCGCCAGTAACCAAAGGGCAATCCGTTGGGGATAATGGATATGGAATATACGATGGATACGATTTGGGGGAATTTGACCAAAAAGGAACAGTTCGTACCAAATACGGGACCAAAGATGAATTGTTGCAAGCGATAGCCACCTGTCATAACTACGGACTTTGCGTTTATATCGATTTAGTCATGAACCATAAAGCAGGAGCCGATGGAACCGAAAAATTTGAAGTGATTGAAGTCAATCCAGAAAACCGTATGGAAGATATCTCAGAACCATTTGAAATGGAAGGCTGGACAAAATTCGATTTTCCAGGCCGTAAAAATAAATACTCTGATTTTAAATGGAACCATACTCATTTTAATGGTACAGACTATGATGCCGAAAACGACAAAATGGGTGTATATCGAATCACAGGCGAAAACAAGCACTGGAATCAGCATGTCATCGATGAATTCGGAAACTATGATTATTTAATGTTTGCCAATATCGATTACAGCCTGCCGGAAGTTCGTCAGGAAATGATTAGCTGGGGAAAATGGATGGTTGATACGTTAAAGTGTGATGGTTTTCGTTTGGACGCCGTTAAACATATCGATTATGAATTCATCAATGAATTTCTCCAAGAACTCATTCCTTATACAAAGGAACATTTCTTCATGGTCGGCGAATTTTGGAAGGCGGATGTTAAAGCATGTCAAACTTACTTAGAGCAAACCAATCATGACCTCAACTTGTTCGATGTTTCCCTGCATTATAAATTTCATGAGGCCTCAAACGCAGGAACTGACTTCGACCTCTCAACCATCTTTGATAATACCCTCGTCCAAACCAATCCGGCAGAGGCCGTCACTTTTGTCGACAACCATGACTCCCAGCCCCATGAATCCCTGGAATCTTGGGTAAAGGATTGGTTCAAACCATCGGCATATGCACTTACCTTGCTTAGACTTTGCGGTTATCCATGTGTCTTTTACGGGGACTATTATGGAATCGGCGGGCCTTCTCCGGTGCCAGGGAAAAAGGACATTCTAGATCGCCTCTTATATGCAAGGTATGAAAAAGCATACGGGGAACAGACTGATTACTTTGATGATCCAAATACGATAGGCTGGGTCCGGCACGGAGTTGAAGAGCTAGAAGGCTCGGGGTGCGCCGTCATAATTTCGAATGGAGATCGCAACAGTGAAAAAAGGATGTTCGTCGGTAAACATCGTGCTGGTGAAATCTGGAGTGATTTAACTTGTCATAGAGATGACCACATCACCATTGAAGAAGATGGTTTCGCGACCTTTCCCGTTCATGGGAAAAGCGTATCGGTATGGGCTTTGAATAATCCGCTCTAA